A genomic window from Engraulis encrasicolus isolate BLACKSEA-1 chromosome 14, IST_EnEncr_1.0, whole genome shotgun sequence includes:
- the LOC134462185 gene encoding pre-miRNA 5'-monophosphate methyltransferase, which translates to MDTHMCCQTKHGPAENEDQHINTCLPTANKKEENEEYNEDPGAAPYGNFINYYTFNPPENRLSLIPSSLLRDVGCANETPLILDVGCNSGDLSVALYQHLLLPSDCSSEGPSSAAPEGSPLQLLGFDLDEELIHRARSSNPHPENITFIPLDITQDEASRAELGSYLQGFGRSTFHLCACLAVTMWVHLNHGDAGLLGLLSRLASLSDHLLLEAQPWKCYRSAARRLRKLGRSDFDHFKTLKIRGDMAEHARAHLERNCGMELVQSFGSTSWDRKLLLFRKVKHNGKDEENT; encoded by the exons ATGGATACCCACATGTGTTGCCAAACAAAACATGGTCCGGCTGAAAATGAAGATCAACATATCAATACTTGCTTGCCAACCgccaataaaaaagaagaaaatgaagaaTATAACGAAGACCCAGGAGCTGCTCCTTACGGAAACTTTATAAACTATTACACCTTTAACCCACCAGAAAATCGCCTGAGTTTGATACCCTCCAGTCTGCTCCGGGATGTTGGATGTGCCAATGAAACACCCCTGATACTAGACGTGGGATGCAACTCAGGA GACTTGAGTGTGGCCTTATACCAGCACCTGCTGCTGCCATCAGACTGTTCATCTGAAGGGCCATCCTCGGCCGCTCCAGAGGGAAGCCCCCTCCAGCTGCTGGGCTTTGACCTGGACGAGGAGCTGATCCATCGGGCCAGGAGCTCCAACCCTCACCCCGAGAACATCACCTTCATTCCTCTGGACATCACCCAGGACGAAGCCAGCCGTGCTGAACTGGGCTCTTACCTGCAGGGATTCGGGCGTAGCACGTTCCACCTGTGCGCGTGCCTGGCGGTCACCATGTGGGTGCATTTGAACCACGGGGACGCGGGGCTGCTGGGGCTGCTCTCCCGCCTGGCCAGCCTGAGCGACCACCTGTTGCTGGAGGCTCAGCCCTGGAAGTGCTACCGCTCGGCCGCCCGCAGGCTGCGCAAGCTGGGCCGCAGCGACTTTGATCACTTCAAGACGCTGAAGATACGAGGGGACATGGCAGAGCACGCCAGGGCTCATTTGGAGAGGAACTGTGGCATGGAGCTCGTGCAGAGCTTTGGAAGCACCAGCTGGGACAGGAAGCTGCTGCTCTTCAGAAAAGTTAAACACAACGGGAAGGACGAGGAGAACACATAA